The nucleotide sequence GTCATCTGCACAGCCATTGCGGAGAAATACTGCGTGCCCTCAAGATGCTTGCCTGACTTCGCGTTCTGGGCTTTCTCAAGTTCGTTCAACAACTTGATTCGCTTCATCGCTGAAATGTCTTTCAAATACACATCATCACCTAATGTATCGATGTGCTTCTTTTCCATGCGAAACGATTTCTTCGCGCTATTGCGTGAATATGCCATTGATTATTATCCTTTTATTAGCCCGCGCTAGCGTTGCCCCATGTCAAACCACCCGTGATTTCGAGCGTAGTGGAGGCTGTTACTTTGTCGTCAGCACTGGCACTAATCGAAAACTCAGTAACAAGGGCGCTAAATTCGATCGTGGTTTGATCAACGTCTGTCAAAGTGATACGGAAATCTCGCTTTTCAGCGTCGCCGTATGCATCACGAACCGCCTGTTGACTGGTGTCCCCCGGAACAAAGTTCAAATCGACAGAGACTTGTCCCGAATCGCGAAGACCGCCGATCTTTTCGGCGAACTGCGAATCTAGCGATGTGGCGTCGATAACGTTGGTCGAACCGTTTGGGCCGTCGAATCCTGTTACTTCTGCGACTTTCGAATACGTGCCCGTACCTGACGCGTCGGAAATCTCTAGGATGATTCCCTGTGTGCGAATTGCTTGTGTCATTTATGCACCTTTATTTTTATTCTTATTGGTGTTGTTGTCTTATTATTTAGTGTTTTTAGGTCTTACCCATAAGAGATAATCCGATTGAACACCGAATCTTTTTGTATCTTGTTCGTACGTGTAACTTGATCCATCAAAACGGATTCCATAATCAACACTCGCATTCATGGCATCGCGAACAAGATCGGCCACGTCTTGAGCTTCTTTCATCGAAAAGGCCCATGAATCGACCTGCATTCGCACTGAATCGAGATTACCGCTATCACCATCTAGGCTGATTGTTGGATTCTCGGAAATGCACTGATAGACGATCGCGGGGAACTGATCATCTTGATTCAAAACAATCGGGCGAATCGCTTTAACCGCATATGACAATTCGGCGTCATTGCTTAATATCGAATATGTAGCTTCGAACGCATTCATACTTTGATCTTTCCTTGCTTCACGCGAAGGCGAATGCGTTTCGACAAAACATCATTGAAGCGTTGTAGTGTCTTTGGCCCTTCACTGTCGTAGGCTGGGCGAATGAAAGGCTGGGCGGGTTGTTTTGATGTGCCGAACTCAACGAACGGCCCATAAACTGCGGGCGGGATTCTATTTGGATCGCCTTTCCTTCCACGTTTTCGATTGCGAATCCCAACGGTGTACTCAGAGTCGTATTCGGAATACTTGGTCGTCTTTCTCGTTACGATGTCTTCTCGCAACCGCCCTGACTCAACAGGCGCGTTTTCTCTGGCCTTATCTCGAATTGGATTCGCCGCCTTACGAGTCGCATAGTTCAAATCTTTTTCTTTTACGTCTTTCGCAAGTTGCTTCAGATTCTTTTGCAAATTTTTGATTCCGAGCACTTGACTAGCCATTAGTGATTTCCTCGGCTTGAATCGTCATCATTGATGGAATGTTCGGAACTTCAATTGATTCGATTTTGTAGTAACGATTTGATGCGCTGTGATAAATGCGTTCGTCATATGACAAATCGCGATAACGCATTACGATGATCACTGATCGTTTGCCGAATTGCTGTTCACCCTGAACACCAATTGAACCCTTTGCGGGCTTGATGGATGCATAGACCGTGATTCGATCTTGCCAATCGACAATTGGTTGACCGTATGAATCGGTCGATTCGGATTTGGTCTGGATCGTGACCTTGTGTCGTAGCTCACCCGGACGCATTGGTTAAACTCCCAATACGCGATGACGGTTTAGGATTGCTCGAACACCGAATGGAATTTCGGCAACAGATACGCCAGTTATGACCTGTGAGCGGTTTTCATAGAAGCTGGCTAGTAGCAGTCGCATCGCCTGCACAACATCGACAGGCGCTTTCATAGGCCCGACTTCATATTGAATTTCGATACCGTTTGGTGCGGCGAGATAGCGAGGCCATTGTTTGCCGGGATTGAGTCTCAACCGACCTTTGCGGCTGACTGAATAAACGTCTTCGGGTACGTCTTGTGTTTCACCGTCTTCATCGGTGTATGCGAATGAATCAACCGTGTTGATTTCACCACCGGGCAACAAAACACCGTCGATAAAACAATCAAAGGTCGTGACCCATGTCTGTTGAGCAAAAGCACGATCGCAATATGCTTCGCAATACTTTCGTGCGGCTGATATCAAGGTGCTGATTAATGCTTCATCGTCAACAGCGATATCGGCATCAAGACGTAACCATTTCTTGGCATCATCAACCGCGATTGGCTCGTCGTGCGGCTCTTGCTTTACGAAAGTTTCTTGCATCGTGTTTCATGGAATTGGAATCTAATGTATTTATTGATTTGCGAATTCCGGACGCAAAAAAGCCCGATCAAATCAATGACCGGGCTTTAACTCTCTTAGAGTTTGTCGTTAACGATTAGGTGCCTGAGTACACTAGATCGCCGTAGACGATGCCGTTAGGTAGAGGCACGGTGAAGGCTGCACGAACCGTGGCACGAACCATGATCAAGCCGCTCGCGGCATTGGTGCCGTGCTGTTCGAAAGCCTCGACCTGAGCCTGTTGGCGCATCATGAGCATCATGGTTTGACTGTCCGCAACCATGAATTTGCCCTGAGCCATGGCGTTGCTCTGCACAACGGGCATGCCCCATAGAGTCGGCACGTTGCCTAGACCAGTCTGAACGTATGTGATCGAGCTACCGGCAACGTAGCTCTTAGTGCTCGTCTTGCTTAGCTCAAGATCGGCGAAATCAACCGGATTCATCACGATGAAGGTCGGATCGTAGTCGGCAGACTGCACAACCGCCTTGGCCTTCCGAATGTTGTCGATGGACGTATCGCCCGACGCTGGCGTGAAGTCGGTATGGCGACCAGTGACAGAGACACCGCTTAGGTTCTGACCTGTGCCATCACCGATGATGATCTGTTTCTGTAGGCGTGAGCGCACACCGTTCAACAGCCGGGAGTTAACGAATGTCTGCATTGCAGGCACGTCGTCTAGGCTGTTCCGGCTGATGGTCACGAAATGCGAAACGTCGCGAACAGGATCGTTCACGGTTTCGACTTCGATATCGGACTCTGGGCTAGCCGAACCTTCCGCAACTTCGGCCGCGTTGTTGGTGTAAACCTTCTCGCGGCTGTACTCGACGTTGTTCCCGCTGGTCGCGCCAGTCGGAACCACGTTCAATAGTGTTAGCGACGCTAGCGGATTGCCGATGATGCCGCGATTGTCAGTGACGACGATGCCGTTTTCGCTACCGGCAGAAACCGAACCATTGAGAATGGTGTTCTTGACTTCTACGGTCGCGTTCTGACGCTGTTTGCTGGCAAACGCTTGGAAATCCTCGGATTTGGTGAATTCTTCACCCCAAGATTTAGAAGCCTGCTCGCCAGACTTGTAGCCATCGGCCGCGCCCTGCTCAAGCTCTTTAATCCGGGCCTCGGCTTCGCTCTTATACTGCTCGAAATCTTCGGCCATCGCCTTGACATCGGCGGCAGTCTTTTCGCTGGCCTTACCCGCTTCTTTAACTTCGGCTTCGTATTTCTTGAAGCCTTCACCTAGTTTTTCGTCTAGTGCCTTAACGGCTGTATCCAAATCGGACATTGTTGGTTCACCTTTATTATTCTTATTATTGGTGTGATTGGTTGTTAGTCTTATTATTTAGACTTTCAAATTTTTGATCGCCTCATACAACTGACTCTCAATACTTGCTTTGGTTGATGAACCAACGTCTCGTTGATCTTCTTCGACTGAATGAACATCTCGTTCATGCATCGCGCCCTTGATGCAAGTAATCAGGGCTTTAGATTTGGTTTGTGACAAATCGAATTCGTCACGAAAAAACTTTTCAAGCGCGCGGATGTCTTCGATTTCCGCAAGCGCTTCGTTGAACTCTTTGACGCTCGAAATTTGTGCGTTTAGATCGGCTGGGGTGTTTACAACCGACACTTCAATAAGATCGATTTCCTTGAGAAAGGTGATTCCATTCTGTGGTTCTGAATCAACCACGCGATAACCAATCGATAGGCCAGTCACAGCGCCATGTTTAAGGGACGCGTATACGTCTTCGGCCAGACTGTGACCGGGCGTTAGTTCGCCCTTGACATACAAACCATGTTGATCTTCATGCAAATCAAGCCATTTTCCGATGATGATTGCATTCGAATGGTTCTTATACATTTGAACCGGGCGCTTTCGATTTACTAGCGTCTTGGCATACGCGCCTTGCACAATCGAATCGCCGTATGAATCAACATCACCAAACACCGATGCGTAGCCTTCGAATTGGTATGAATTCGGATCGGTCGCCTTGATCTGGGCGTCTTGGATTTCGAGTGTCTTAGTCTTCATTTATTATTTTTATTTTCTGAATCTAAGTTATTTATTGTTTTTGATTATTCAGCCTTCGCCTGCTGATCCCCTTTTTCAATGATGCGAATTGGTTTCAAGCTCGCGTTCGCTAGTAATTCGTCGCCCATGCCTTCAACACGCGGTAGATTCTCTAGGTGTCGCACTTCGTTTGGTGTCATGGCACCGCTTTGGATTGCGATTTGATGATTCGCCCAACGTTCGGCGGGAAGCGGGCGCAACAGTGTCAATGGCCAACAGAACTGACCCACTTTTGGCCAA is from Salinisphaera sp. LB1 and encodes:
- a CDS encoding phage tail tube protein, producing MTQAIRTQGIILEISDASGTGTYSKVAEVTGFDGPNGSTNVIDATSLDSQFAEKIGGLRDSGQVSVDLNFVPGDTSQQAVRDAYGDAEKRDFRITLTDVDQTTIEFSALVTEFSISASADDKVTASTTLEITGGLTWGNASAG
- a CDS encoding DUF3168 domain-containing protein, with amino-acid sequence MNAFEATYSILSNDAELSYAVKAIRPIVLNQDDQFPAIVYQCISENPTISLDGDSGNLDSVRMQVDSWAFSMKEAQDVADLVRDAMNASVDYGIRFDGSSYTYEQDTKRFGVQSDYLLWVRPKNTK
- a CDS encoding HK97-gp10 family putative phage morphogenesis protein, which gives rise to MASQVLGIKNLQKNLKQLAKDVKEKDLNYATRKAANPIRDKARENAPVESGRLREDIVTRKTTKYSEYDSEYTVGIRNRKRGRKGDPNRIPPAVYGPFVEFGTSKQPAQPFIRPAYDSEGPKTLQRFNDVLSKRIRLRVKQGKIKV
- a CDS encoding phage head closure protein, whose product is MRPGELRHKVTIQTKSESTDSYGQPIVDWQDRITVYASIKPAKGSIGVQGEQQFGKRSVIIVMRYRDLSYDERIYHSASNRYYKIESIEVPNIPSMMTIQAEEITNG
- a CDS encoding head-tail connector protein, with translation MQETFVKQEPHDEPIAVDDAKKWLRLDADIAVDDEALISTLISAARKYCEAYCDRAFAQQTWVTTFDCFIDGVLLPGGEINTVDSFAYTDEDGETQDVPEDVYSVSRKGRLRLNPGKQWPRYLAAPNGIEIQYEVGPMKAPVDVVQAMRLLLASFYENRSQVITGVSVAEIPFGVRAILNRHRVLGV
- a CDS encoding phage major capsid protein; its protein translation is MSDLDTAVKALDEKLGEGFKKYEAEVKEAGKASEKTAADVKAMAEDFEQYKSEAEARIKELEQGAADGYKSGEQASKSWGEEFTKSEDFQAFASKQRQNATVEVKNTILNGSVSAGSENGIVVTDNRGIIGNPLASLTLLNVVPTGATSGNNVEYSREKVYTNNAAEVAEGSASPESDIEVETVNDPVRDVSHFVTISRNSLDDVPAMQTFVNSRLLNGVRSRLQKQIIIGDGTGQNLSGVSVTGRHTDFTPASGDTSIDNIRKAKAVVQSADYDPTFIVMNPVDFADLELSKTSTKSYVAGSSITYVQTGLGNVPTLWGMPVVQSNAMAQGKFMVADSQTMMLMMRQQAQVEAFEQHGTNAASGLIMVRATVRAAFTVPLPNGIVYGDLVYSGT
- a CDS encoding HK97 family phage prohead protease; this encodes MKTKTLEIQDAQIKATDPNSYQFEGYASVFGDVDSYGDSIVQGAYAKTLVNRKRPVQMYKNHSNAIIIGKWLDLHEDQHGLYVKGELTPGHSLAEDVYASLKHGAVTGLSIGYRVVDSEPQNGITFLKEIDLIEVSVVNTPADLNAQISSVKEFNEALAEIEDIRALEKFFRDEFDLSQTKSKALITCIKGAMHERDVHSVEEDQRDVGSSTKASIESQLYEAIKNLKV
- a CDS encoding phage portal protein, which gives rise to MTLLRPLPAERWANHQIAIQSGAMTPNEVRHLENLPRVEGMGDELLANASLKPIRIIEKGDQQAKAE